One Panicum virgatum strain AP13 chromosome 3N, P.virgatum_v5, whole genome shotgun sequence DNA segment encodes these proteins:
- the LOC120667969 gene encoding transmembrane protein 205-like produces MSLLLVAQAAALVAAAGIAFAPVGFLGASAATTVVKLAHLLCFATSWGTTVWGVFIGGIIMFLNLPRHMMGNLRRKVFPACFRLTAACTAASAAAFAWLHLPWRAASPAERRQLVLLAAAAGLDLANLLVFTPITIEVMWQRHKLERRLGIGRVGSFDGMRRPRRAQREPLVLALPSGDKQPVK; encoded by the exons ATGTCGCTTCTTCTAGTGGCGCAGGCAGCCGCCCtggttgccgccgccggcattgCATTTGCCCCCGTGGGGTTCTTGggcgcctcggcggcgacgacggtcgTGAAGCTGGCGCACCTTCTCTGCTTCGCCACGTCGTGGGGCACCACCGTCTGGGGCGTCTTCATCGGCGGCATCATCATGTTCTT GAACCTCCCGAGGCACATGATGGGCAACCTGCGCAGGAAGGTGTTCCCGGCGTGCTTCAGGCTGACGGCGGCGTGCAcggcggcctccgcggcggcgttcgCGTGGCTCCACCTCCCGTGGCGGGCAGCTTCGCCCGCCGAGCGCCGGCAGCTCGtgctcctcgccgcggccgccgggctCGACCTCGCCAACCTGCTCGTCTTCACCCCCATCACCATCGAG GTGATGTGGCAGAGGCACAAATTGGAGAGGCGTCTCGGCATCGGGCGCGTCGGCTCCTTCGATGGCatgcgccgccctcgccgcgctcAACGGGAG CCTTTGGTGCTTGCACTGCCATCAGGAGATAAACAACCTGTGAAGTGA